The following is a genomic window from Gammaproteobacteria bacterium.
CCCTCACCCACCGCTCGCAGTCGCGAGCGGTCCCCCCTCTCCCGCAAGCGGGCGAGGGTAGGTCGGCATCACGCCGCGCGTGATTCACGTTAAGACTCAAACCAGCCGCCGCGGATCGAACAGGCGCTCGTATTCATCCAGCGCGTAGCGGTCGGTCATGCCGGCGACGTAGTCGGCGACGATGCGGGCGCGCCCAGCCGAGCCTTCGGACCGTTCCAGCGCAAGTGCGCCGTCGTGAAACTCCGGCGGCATCAGCCGCGGATCGTCCATGAAGGCTTCGAACATTTCGCGCACCACGCGCTTGGCCTTGCTGGTCATGCGGTGCACACGGTGATGACGGTACAGGTTCTGGTACAGGAAACGCTTGAGTTCGCTGGCCTCGTGACGTACCTCGTCGGAAAAGGCAATCAGCAAACGTCCGCTGGTGCGTACGGCCTCGATATCGGGCGGCGCGGCCTCGGCCAGGCGCGTCAGACTGGTGTCGATCAGATCGCTCACCAGGGTGTTGATGATGCGCCGTATCGTTTCATGGCGCGTCTGCCGCGGCGTGGCCTGAGGATGGCGGCGGCGCACCTCGTCCAGGTGTCGCGCCACCAGGGGCACCGCCTCGAACTGCTCCAGCGTGACCAGACCGGAACGCACACCATCGTCGACATCGTGATTGTTGTAGGCGATTTCGTCGGCGAGATTGGCCAGCTGCGCCTCCAGGCCCGGCGCGGTTCCGTCGATAAACCGCCGTCCGATCTCGCCAAGCTTGCGCGCGCGCGTTTTCGAGCAGTGCTTGAGGATGCCTTCGCGCGTCTCGAAGCTCAGATTGAGGCCGCGGAAATCCGCGTACTTGTTTTCAAGCTCATCGACCACGCGCAGCGACTGCGCGTTGTGCTCGAAGCCACCGTGCTCGCGCATGCAGTCGTGCAGCGCATCCTGGCCGGCGTGCCCGAACGGGGTGTGGCCCAGGTCATGCGCCAGACAGATCGCTTCGCACAGATCCTCGTTGAGACGCAGGGTGCGCGCCACGGTGCGCGCGATCTGCGCGACTTCCAGCGAATGCGTGAGCCGAGTACGAAACAGGTCACCCTCATGATTGACGAAGACCTGAGTCTTGTATTCCAGCCGACGGAATGCGGACGAATGGATGATGCGGTCACGATCGCGCTGATACTGACTGCGGTGACCCGGCCCGGGTTCGACATGGCGGCGCCCGCGCGAGCTTGCATCGCTCGCCGCATAAGGCGCCAAAACCTGGCTCACTTGGCCTCGATGCGACAGAAACGGGACAGGGTGTCGTCGAGCAGTTCCGGTGTGAAGTCGGCACTGACCACGGCCTCGCCGATCGAACGCATCAGTATCAGCCGCAGCTTGCCACCCTGGACCTTCTTGTCGAGTTGCATGTGCTCGTGGAAATCGTCGACCGTCATGTCCGCCGGCGGTGTCGTCGGCAGCCCGGCACGCCGCACCAGCGCAATGCAGCGCTGTGCCTCGTCCTCACCCAGCCAGCCGAGCCGGACCGACAGATTGCAGGCCATGCACAGACCGACCGCCACGGCTTCTCCGTGCAGCCACTGGCCATAGCCGCTGTGGGTTTCGATGGCGTGGGCGAAGGTGTGTCCGAGATTGAGCAGGGCACGTCGGCCGGATTCGCGTTCGTCGGCGGCGACGATCTGGGCCTTCATCGCGCAGCAGCGTTCGACCACTTCGGCCAGGCGATTGCCGTCCAGCGCCAGCAGGGGATCGAGATTGTGTTCAAGCCAGCCGAAGAAGTCGGCGTCACCGAGCATCGCGTACTTGATGACCTCGGCCATGCCGGACAGCAACTCTCGTCGCGGCAGCGACGACAGCGTGGCCAGATCGGAGATGACCAGCCTCGGCTGATGGAAGGCGCCGATCATGTTCTTGCCGCGCACGTGATTGATGCCGGTCTTGCCGCCGACGCTCGAATCGACCTGCGCCAGCAGCGTGGTCGGAATCTGCGCGAAATCGATGCCGCGCTGGTAGATCGCGGCCACGAAACCGGCCAGATCGCCGATCACCCCGCCGCCAAGTGCAACCAGCACACCGTCGCGCGGCAGGCGGTGTTCCAGCAGCCAGTCCAGCACCTGCTCAACCTTGGCCCAGCTCTTGGTCGCCTCGCCCGGCGGCAGGCTCAGCACATCCGCATCCGACAGCTTCAAGGCAGCGCAGACCGGCGCCAGATACTGCGCGGCGACGTTGTCGTCGGTGATCAGCTTCAGCGGCCTGCCGTGAAGTTCACGATAGCTCGCCGGGTCTGCCAACAGGCGCGCGCCGATGCGGATCGGGTAGCTACGGGTTCCGAGTTCGACATTGAGAACCCGGGTATTGAGATGCTGATTCATGCAACGAATTCGTGGCTGTGCAGGAAGTCACTGATCTCGCGAACCAGGGCACGCGCGTGACGACCATCGGTGTAGACGACCAGGTCGGCGATTTCACGATATAGCGGATCGCGAACCTCGAACAGACGCGCCAGGGTCTGCGCGCGGTCGACATTCTGCAACAGCGGCCGATTTTCAGCACGCGCAGTGCGCTGTACCTGCTGCTCGACACCGGCGTGCAAATAGATGACGACGCTGTGCGAAGCCATCAGCCGGCGTGTGTCGGCATCGAGCACCGCCCCGCCACCGGTGGCCAGAACGATGCCGGGCTGCTCAAGCAACGCCGCGATCGCCTGCTTCTCACGCTGGCGAAAACCCGCCTCGCCCTCCTTTTCAAAGATGTAGGAGATGTCGACGCCGGTGCGCCTCTCGATTTCCTGGTCACTGTCGCAAAACGTCTGATGACGCAATTCGGCGAGACGGCGACCGACGGTGGTCTTGCCGGCCCCCATCGGTCCTACCAGGGAAATCCGCCGTGGCGCACTCATGAGACCCGCTATTCTTCCTCGGGCTCGGCCACGGTGATTTCACGAATGTTCGACAGGGCACCGTTCTCGGCACGCACGCGAACCTGGGCCGCGCCCTCCGAGGGACCGGCTTCGTAACGTGACGTGGCCTCGCCGGATTCGTTGGTCACCTGCACCTCCGGGAACACGCGCTCGTTGACCGAAGTGCCCGCGGCCTGCAGCAGCAGGAACTCGACTTCCACGCCCTCGATGGGCTGGCCAGCACCATTGAGCAGGGTGACTTCGAGGTTGGAGAAGCGGCCCGCGTTCGGCGAGGTGTTGACGATCAATGGCGTGGCGTCGAGGTTGATCTGGGTCGGCCCGTCGACGAAATTGACGAGCAAGGTGGCTTCCTGCCCGGTGGCCTCGTCCTCGGCCTGCACTTCGACCTGACCGGAATTGTTGCTGTAGATGTAGACCGGTTCCGAGAAGTCGCCGCTGTTATTGGCGCTGGTGGTGGCGGTGATCGTGGCCGAACCGGTGATCGCGTTGTTGACGACGAACAGTGCGCGGTTGCTGTCGGTGGACAATTTCACCGAACTGCTCACACCGGACGAACCCGTCTGCGTGGACGAATCCCGCGTCCATTGGAAACGCAGACGCTCCTTGCTGTCGATGCCGACGAAGACCGATTCGTTCTCGGCCGGTGACGTGAACTGGAAGGTGTCCGGCAGAATGTTGACCTGATAGACGGCGCTGCCGCTGGTTCCGCCGATGGTGGTTTCGGCGGTGATGTTCACCACCGAGTCGGTGCCGCCGGATGCTGGCGGTCGATAACTGAACGTCTTGATGCCGGCGTCAGTCGTGGTGTAACCGGTCAGGCCAGTTTCAGAGCAGGTGGTTTCCGCGGGCGGCGTGATCGTTCCCGAGGTGGCGCGCAGCGTGACGCAGGCTTGGGGAACCTGGGCGCCGCTGGCCTTGGTCACGGTCACGCGATAGCCGGCATTGGTCACGCCCGGTGCGACGTTCTTGGGGCCGGTGATCACCAGCGTCGGCGCGGAGGCCTGGGTCAGCTTGATCTGAAACTCTTCTTCGAGCGTACCGCCGCCTTCGCTGCTCGTCAGTTCGACCGAAGCGACGAGATCGATGGTCTTGGCGGCGGTGACGGTATCGGGCGCCTGATAGTCGAACTCGACCTCGCCCGAGGAATCGGTGTTGTCGCCACCGGTATTGGCATTGCTGGGCGGCGCATTGACGAAGCCCTGATCCGGCGTGAGCGCGATGAAACGATCGTTCACCACCTTGCCGGAGCCGGTCTTGAGCGTGGCGACGAAACCTTCGGCGATATCGCCGGCCTCGACCGTGACCTGCCCGGACGAAGCACCGTTGGGACCTTCGATCGTCAGAACCAGACTTGAACCCGAGCCGGTGGGGTCGTCGGCATCCAGCAGTCCGCCGCTGCCCTCGTCGTCAGTACTACAAGCGAGGACTGCAAGGCAGACCGTGCTGCACAAGGCAGCACGCAGGAAGGACGTGAGGGACATGGAAATTCCGGCAAATGATTGATTTGAGTATAGCGAAAGTCCCCGAATCGACGATTCCCTATTCGACACGCAGTCCTTCCTGCAGGATTTTCGGTGTCACGAAAATCAGCAGTTCGCGTTTGATCGACGAGGATGAGTTGCTGCGGAACAGGGCGCCGAGCAGCGGAATGTCTCCGAGGAACGGCACCTTGGTGCTGGAACTGCTGTTGTCCTGCTGGAACACGCCGCCGAGCACCACGGTGGCGCCGTTGTTGACCAGAACCTGTGTGGTCAGACGCTGGGTGTCGATCGCCGGTGCGCTGCCGCCGGTGCCGGTGTTCACGTCTTCGCCCTGGGTGTCGTTGGTCACCGAGATGTCCATGATGACGCGCGCATCCGGCGTGATCTGCGGGGTCACGGTCAGGCTCAGCACGGCCTTCTTGAAGCTGACCGAGGTGGCGCCGCTGGACGTCGATTCCTGATACGGAATCTCGCGGCCCTGCTCGACCAGCGCCTGCTTGGCGTTGGCGGTGATCACGCGCGGGTTCGAAATGACCTCGCCGCGACCCTCGGCCTGCAGCGCCGACAGTTCGAGGTCGACCAGATAGTCGGAACCGAGAATCGCCAGTCCGAAACGTCCCGGCGACGACACGGCGGCCGGCAGACTCACGCTCAGGGAGTCGTCGAGCGTCGGGATGTTGGTGCCGGTGTCCTCGCCGATGCCGATGGTCGAACGTGCGCCTTCGACACTGCCCGAGGTTCCCACCTGGGCGTCGCCGATGCTGCCGATGGTGGACACGCCGAAACGGGTGCCGAGATCGCGCGCGAAGTCGTCGCTGGCGACGACGATGCGTGACTCGATCAGCACCTGGCGCACTGGAATATCGAGCCGCGCGACCAGCGAGCGAATCTCGGCCAGCTTTTCGCGCGTCTCCAGCACCAGCATGGAATTGGTGCGCTCGTCGACCGAAACGCGGCCGCGTTCGGACAGAATCGACGTTTCCCCGGCCAGCAGGGCCGCCATCTCGGCCGCCTTGGCGTAGTTGACCTGAATCAGTTCGGAGCGCAGCGGTGCCAGATCGACCTTTTGCTGGGCCGCTTCCAGCTCCGCCTTTTCACGCTCGGCGAGTTCGGTCAGCGGCGCCACCAGCATCACATTGCCTTCCTGGCGCATGCCCAGGCCCTTGGTGCGCAGGATGATGTCCAGGGCCTGATCCCAGGGCACGTTCTGCAGACGCATTGCGATCTCGCCCTGCACCGAGTCCGAGACCACCATGTTGGTGCCGGCCACGTCGGCGATGATCTGCAGCAAAGAGCGCACGTCCACGTTCTGGAACGACAGTGAAATCCGCTCGCCGGTATATTGCGGTTCGGTCTGGCGGCGCTCCTCGACCTGACTGGCCGTCAGCGGTTGCAGCTCCAGCGTGAACACGTTGCCGGACTGATAGGCCGCCTGCTCGAAGTCGCCGGCCGTCGGCGTTACCACGATCTCGGTGTTGATACCGCTGCGCACGGTGTCGATGTACTTTACCGGCGTGGCGAAATCGAGCACATCGAGCCGCTTCAGCAGCGGGTCGGACACCGAGGCGTTCTTGAAACGGGCGATCACGCGGCCGCCTTCCTCGCGAACGTCGACCGGCGTCTGCGGGTCGGACAGTCTCACGATCACGCGCCCTTCGCCCTTCTCGCCGCGCCGGAAATCGACGCCCTGCAGCTGCGCGCCGCGGCGCGGCGCCTCGATCGTGGCGCCGCTGCTGTGGCCGGCGCCGAGCAGTTCGAGATAGATCTTGTTGCCGTCGGTACGCACGCGATGCGGCAGCATGGTGGTCATTTCCACAACGACGCGGGTGCGGCCCTTGGATTCGGCAGCCGCGACATTGCGCACGGCACCGATGTTGATGCGCTTGAGTCGTTCCACCACCGCCAGCCGCGTATCCGGCAGGTCCAGCGACAGGCGCGCCGGCGTCTCCACGGTGAAGATGTGCGGTTCCGGCGCCGGCTCATTGAGCGTCAAGGTGATCAGCACGCGCTCGCCGTCGGCCAGCGAGAAGTCGATCGACTGCAGCGCGCGGGACGTCGCTGCCGAAGCCGGAAGCGCGAGACTCCCCAGCAGCGCCAGAGCCACGAATGCGAATGATGGGATGCGATTTTTCATGACTACGACTCAGGGTTCCGACACGGCAAGTACGGCCGGCCGCTGCATCCAGCCACCAAAGCCGTCGGGAATGATCTCCAGAAGACTGACTTCGGTTTCGCTGATCTTCAGAATCTCTCCGAAGTTCTGGCCGATATGGTCTCCCGCGGTCACGCGATGAATGACTGAATCCGGTGCCTTGATCAGGGCAAAGCTGCGCTGTCCCGCCTCGATCACGCCGACCATGCGCAGGCTGTCGAGCGGATATTCCTCCAGCGGCTCGCGGTTGCGCTTCAAATCCGGACGGATGGCGGACAGCGGGCTGTCAGCCGGTCCGCCTTCGGGCTCGACCTTGACGAAAGGATCGCGCCGCTCGGAGTCGGTATAGGCGAACGCCACATAGGGCTCCATCTGCGGGATGGGCTCGATCGCGCGTGTCTTGCGCCCTTTGACCTCGGCCACGTATTGCTGCAGATCGCTCATGTCGCGCGAGCAGGCGCTCAGCAGCGCGGCCGGCAGCAGTGCCAAGAGCACACAGACGCGCGCGCGGTTCACCGTCGGCCTCCGCGCGGCTTGGCCGCCGCCTGCTGCGCCTGGATTTCCGCCTCGTCCAGATACCGGTAGGTCTTGGCGGTGGCGGTCATGCGCAGATCGCCGCTGTTCGCCGGCGAGTTCCTGGGCGCGTTGCCGCCCGGAGCGTTGGCCGGGCGGATTTCCACGTTCTCGATCGTGACGATGCGCGGCAGGGCGGCGACGCCACTGACGAAGTTGCCCATCTCGTTGTAGTCGCCCACCACCAGGATCCGGTTCGGGATCTCGGCGTAGAACTCCTTGGTGATCTCGCTCTGCGGCTGGAACAGCTCTTCTTCGAGCCCGGCGGCGACGCGCGTCTGCGCGATGTCGTTGAGCAGATTGGCGACCTCGGCCTTGGACGGCAGCTGGCGCAGCATGTCGCCGAAGGAGCGCTCCATCTCGGCGAGCTGTTCCTTGTAGGCATCGAGCGCCGCGACCTTGCGCTGTTTGGTCTCGAAGTCCTGGCGCAGCTTGACCTCCTGCGCGCGCGCCAGCTCGATCTCTTCGGTCTTGGGCTTGATAAAAAACCAAGTGCCGGCAGCGATCACCAGCACGCCGGCCAGAACGGCGGCGGCAATGCGCACCCAGTCCGGCCAAGCGGCGGGATTCTGCGCGTCGATTGAACGCAGTTCGTCGAACCGATCCTGGAGGTTCATTGCAGCACCTCGGAATCGTCGGTCTTGGGCGCACCGGGCTTGGTCAGGTTGGTGACCTGCAGCGTGAATTCCGATTGGCGCAGGCGGTTCTGCTCGGTGGTCTTGATCACCACCAGGCGCGGGTCCGCAAACCAGTCCGAGGCGTCCAGATTCTTCATGTAGGTCGAGACGCGGCCATTGGATTCGGCGATGCCGTCGATGGTCACGCCGCTGCCCTGCTGCTTGACCGCGGTCAGGTACACGCCGTCCGGCAGGGTGCTGACGATTTCATCGAAAAAATGCACGGTGGCGGAACGCGAAGCCTGCAATTGCTCGATCACCCGCATGCGCGCCAGCAGGTTTTCCTTGACGCGCTCGAGTTCCTGGATTTCCTTGATCTTCTGGTCGACCGCGGTGATCTCCTGCTTGAGGAAATCATTGCGTGACTGTTGGTAGGCCATCGTGCTTTTCATCAGGAACAGGGCGATGCCAACCACCACGACGCCCACGCCCAAGCCTATGCCCATCATGACCACGAACTGCTTCTTGCGGCGCTCGCGGCGCTCGCTGCGCCAATCGAGAAGATTGATCCGGGTGGCCATGGTCGTGCCCCTCAGACCGGCGGATCGAAAGCGCGGAACGCGAGTCCGCAGGCGATCAGCAGGGAAGATTCATCCTTCGCCAGCGTGGCCGGCTTGGCGCGCGCAGCGATCGTCATCTGCGAAAACGGCGTGGCGACGGCCGTGGGAATGTGCAGACGCTCTTCGAGCGCCTTGTCGACGTCCGGCACCTGCGCGCAGCCACCGGCGAGAATGATCTGGTCGATCGAATTGAACTGCGACGAGGACGCGAAGAAAAACTGCAGGCTGCGGTCGATCTGCTGCGCCATGTCGCCGATGAACGACGGCAGCACCTCGGTGAAGTAGGACTCCGGCAGATTGCCGAAGCGCTTGGCCTTGGCTGCCTCGTCGAACACCATGCCGTAGTGCCGCATCACGTCTTCGGTAAGCTGCTTGCCGCCGAAGGCTTGGTCGCGCGTGTAGATGGTGTGCAGGTCGTGCAGCACGATCACCGAGGTGGTGGTCGCGCCCATGTCCACCACGGCCACGGTGCGGCCCTGACCCCGGTTGGGCATCTGATGCGTCAGGAACTGGCAGGCGTTCTCCATCGCATAGGACTCGACATCCACCACCTTGGGTGTGAGCCCGGCGATCGCCAGCGCCGCGGACAGGGTTTCGATCTGTTCCTGGCGACAGGCCGCCAGCAGCACGTCGACCGTGCCGCCACCACCCTCGGTGGGTCCGAGAATCTGGAAATCGATGTTGACTTCGTCGATCGGGTACGGGATGTACTGATCCGCCTCGACCTTGATCTGCTCTTCCATGTCCATTTCGGACAGGCTCGCCGGCATCGCGATCAGCTTGGTGATGACGGACGACCCGGACACCGCCACGGCGACTTGGCGCGTGCGCGTGCCGGCGCGCGAAACGGCGCGGCCGATCGCCTCGCCGACGGCGTCGATGTCTGAAATCTGTTTATCGGCGATCGAGTTGGCTGGTAAGGTCTCGACCGCATAGGCTTCGACCTGATACCGCTCACCCCGGCGCGAGAGCTCCAATAGCTTGACCGCGCTCGAACTGATGTCCAGTCCCAGCAGCTCTTGGTTGCCCCCCCCGAATAAAGACTGAGTTATGCCCATATGGTCCCGACGCGCCCACAAGGTCTGTTTACAGCCATGGTGACGCCTCCCCGACGGAGTCCTAATATAACGGAAGATTGCCTCAAAGCAACGCTAAGTTGCGCGTCCAACTATCTGATCGACCTCCCAAAGATGCCGCCGCACTAGTCCGGTGGAACACAATCGAACAATGAACACCGGAAGAATCGCCTTCTGGACCGGCCTGGTCCTGCTGATCCTCGCCCTGCTTGCAGGCCTGAGTGCCGTTGCCGCCTTCTATGTCGGCAAGGCGATTTACGCCGACGAACTGCCCAGCAATGAGGAGATCAAGAGCCTGCCACTGCAGGTGCCGCTGCGCATCTTCACGGAAGACGGCAAGCTGATCGGCGAATTCGGTGCCGAGCGCCGGGCGCCGGTGGCCTACGCCGATCTGCCGCCACAACTGATGTACGCCTTCATCGCCGCCGAGGACGAACACTACTTCGAGCACCCCGGCGTCGACTGGCGCGGCTTGTTGCGTGCCGGCGTCAATCTGGTGCTGACCGGCCACAAGACCCAGGGCGGCAGCACCATCACCATGCAGCTGGCGCGCAACTACTTCCTCAGCAACGAGCGGACCTACACCCGCAAGTTCAAGGAAATCCTGCTGGCCCTGCGCATGGAGCGCGAACTCGGCAAGCAGCTGATCCTCGAAACCTATCTCAACAAGATCTACCTCGGGCAACGCGCCTATGGCGTCGGCGCCGCCGCCCAGATCTACTTCGGCAAGTCCGTGGGCGAGCTCAGCCTGTCGCAGTGCGCGGTGCTGGCCGGGCTGCCGAAAGCACCCTCGCGCGACAACCCGATCGACAATCCGGTGCGCGCCGAGGAACGTCGCAACTACGTGCTCGGCCGCATGCTCGATATCGGCCGAATCTCGCGCGACGAATACCAGATCGCACGCGCCGAACCGGTCCATGCCGAGTTCCGGCCGCGTGCCGTGGATATCGACGCACACTACGTTGCGGAAATGGCGCGCGCCGACGCCGTGGCCCGTTTCGGTGACGACACCTACACCGGCGGCTATTCCGTCATCACCACC
Proteins encoded in this region:
- the aroK gene encoding shikimate kinase AroK, whose product is MSAPRRISLVGPMGAGKTTVGRRLAELRHQTFCDSDQEIERRTGVDISYIFEKEGEAGFRQREKQAIAALLEQPGIVLATGGGAVLDADTRRLMASHSVVIYLHAGVEQQVQRTARAENRPLLQNVDRAQTLARLFEVRDPLYREIADLVVYTDGRHARALVREISDFLHSHEFVA
- a CDS encoding deoxyguanosinetriphosphate triphosphohydrolase translates to MSQVLAPYAASDASSRGRRHVEPGPGHRSQYQRDRDRIIHSSAFRRLEYKTQVFVNHEGDLFRTRLTHSLEVAQIARTVARTLRLNEDLCEAICLAHDLGHTPFGHAGQDALHDCMREHGGFEHNAQSLRVVDELENKYADFRGLNLSFETREGILKHCSKTRARKLGEIGRRFIDGTAPGLEAQLANLADEIAYNNHDVDDGVRSGLVTLEQFEAVPLVARHLDEVRRRHPQATPRQTRHETIRRIINTLVSDLIDTSLTRLAEAAPPDIEAVRTSGRLLIAFSDEVRHEASELKRFLYQNLYRHHRVHRMTSKAKRVVREMFEAFMDDPRLMPPEFHDGALALERSEGSAGRARIVADYVAGMTDRYALDEYERLFDPRRLV
- a CDS encoding PilN domain-containing protein; this encodes MATRINLLDWRSERRERRKKQFVVMMGIGLGVGVVVVGIALFLMKSTMAYQQSRNDFLKQEITAVDQKIKEIQELERVKENLLARMRVIEQLQASRSATVHFFDEIVSTLPDGVYLTAVKQQGSGVTIDGIAESNGRVSTYMKNLDASDWFADPRLVVIKTTEQNRLRQSEFTLQVTNLTKPGAPKTDDSEVLQ
- the pilO gene encoding type 4a pilus biogenesis protein PilO, which encodes MNLQDRFDELRSIDAQNPAAWPDWVRIAAAVLAGVLVIAAGTWFFIKPKTEEIELARAQEVKLRQDFETKQRKVAALDAYKEQLAEMERSFGDMLRQLPSKAEVANLLNDIAQTRVAAGLEEELFQPQSEITKEFYAEIPNRILVVGDYNEMGNFVSGVAALPRIVTIENVEIRPANAPGGNAPRNSPANSGDLRMTATAKTYRYLDEAEIQAQQAAAKPRGGRR
- a CDS encoding pilus assembly protein PilM; its protein translation is MGITQSLFGGGNQELLGLDISSSAVKLLELSRRGERYQVEAYAVETLPANSIADKQISDIDAVGEAIGRAVSRAGTRTRQVAVAVSGSSVITKLIAMPASLSEMDMEEQIKVEADQYIPYPIDEVNIDFQILGPTEGGGGTVDVLLAACRQEQIETLSAALAIAGLTPKVVDVESYAMENACQFLTHQMPNRGQGRTVAVVDMGATTTSVIVLHDLHTIYTRDQAFGGKQLTEDVMRHYGMVFDEAAKAKRFGNLPESYFTEVLPSFIGDMAQQIDRSLQFFFASSSQFNSIDQIILAGGCAQVPDVDKALEERLHIPTAVATPFSQMTIAARAKPATLAKDESSLLIACGLAFRAFDPPV
- a CDS encoding type IV pilus secretin PilQ, whose amino-acid sequence is MKNRIPSFAFVALALLGSLALPASAATSRALQSIDFSLADGERVLITLTLNEPAPEPHIFTVETPARLSLDLPDTRLAVVERLKRINIGAVRNVAAAESKGRTRVVVEMTTMLPHRVRTDGNKIYLELLGAGHSSGATIEAPRRGAQLQGVDFRRGEKGEGRVIVRLSDPQTPVDVREEGGRVIARFKNASVSDPLLKRLDVLDFATPVKYIDTVRSGINTEIVVTPTAGDFEQAAYQSGNVFTLELQPLTASQVEERRQTEPQYTGERISLSFQNVDVRSLLQIIADVAGTNMVVSDSVQGEIAMRLQNVPWDQALDIILRTKGLGMRQEGNVMLVAPLTELAEREKAELEAAQQKVDLAPLRSELIQVNYAKAAEMAALLAGETSILSERGRVSVDERTNSMLVLETREKLAEIRSLVARLDIPVRQVLIESRIVVASDDFARDLGTRFGVSTIGSIGDAQVGTSGSVEGARSTIGIGEDTGTNIPTLDDSLSVSLPAAVSSPGRFGLAILGSDYLVDLELSALQAEGRGEVISNPRVITANAKQALVEQGREIPYQESTSSGATSVSFKKAVLSLTVTPQITPDARVIMDISVTNDTQGEDVNTGTGGSAPAIDTQRLTTQVLVNNGATVVLGGVFQQDNSSSSTKVPFLGDIPLLGALFRSNSSSSIKRELLIFVTPKILQEGLRVE
- the aroB gene encoding 3-dehydroquinate synthase; this translates as MNQHLNTRVLNVELGTRSYPIRIGARLLADPASYRELHGRPLKLITDDNVAAQYLAPVCAALKLSDADVLSLPPGEATKSWAKVEQVLDWLLEHRLPRDGVLVALGGGVIGDLAGFVAAIYQRGIDFAQIPTTLLAQVDSSVGGKTGINHVRGKNMIGAFHQPRLVISDLATLSSLPRRELLSGMAEVIKYAMLGDADFFGWLEHNLDPLLALDGNRLAEVVERCCAMKAQIVAADERESGRRALLNLGHTFAHAIETHSGYGQWLHGEAVAVGLCMACNLSVRLGWLGEDEAQRCIALVRRAGLPTTPPADMTVDDFHEHMQLDKKVQGGKLRLILMRSIGEAVVSADFTPELLDDTLSRFCRIEAK
- a CDS encoding pilus assembly protein PilP is translated as MSDLQQYVAEVKGRKTRAIEPIPQMEPYVAFAYTDSERRDPFVKVEPEGGPADSPLSAIRPDLKRNREPLEEYPLDSLRMVGVIEAGQRSFALIKAPDSVIHRVTAGDHIGQNFGEILKISETEVSLLEIIPDGFGGWMQRPAVLAVSEP